The genomic region taacctaacatatatatataacacagcTAATAACTTACAACTTACAAAAATATAACCTAAATAACATTAATATctcaactaaaattaatttaacatatatgtatataacatATAAGTATATAGCaaacaagataaaaataaattaacttaccTCAAATACGTACTAAAGAAAAGCAACCAAAAAGTGTAGgccaaagaagaacaaaaacttcacctacaacataaaaaatttatcaattaatattaatatatcaattatacttaaacatatatatcacaaaaaaaaatcagttaacAGCATACTTACCAATAACACAAACCCGtagcaagaaaataaaatgagttcaCTGGAAGCAAACAACAATGACAGGAGAAGGAAGAAGCAATGCACTGAAGAGTGAAGGGAAGGGATTCAAACACGAAGCAGACATAAGGGAGCACCTCCTACATTGCTTTATAGGCCAGAAAATTTTTGAACAACCAAATCGCCACCATGACTGGCGATTTCTAGTCCTTCTGCGCCTGCGGCAGCCTGCACCGTAGCTGCACCGCCTAGCCTACGCCTGAACCTCCCCCTGCAAAGCCAACCCGCCAGTCAAAGTAGCGATTTCCAAAACCATGCACAGAATCGCCAGCAAAGGTGGCGAGTTCAAGCTCCTATCAAATCGCCATCACGAGTGGCGTTTTCCTTGCCACGTGGGAGATGCTCAGCAAACTCGCTATTGGCAATGGCGGTTTGCTAAGAGCCCCATACATTTTACGTAAAAAACAACCCCCTCATgtaaaatttttcaaaaccacCCCATTTGgggaaatactttttaaaagaatCCCATCTGGGAAAATTTGCCCCATCAATCATGTGGGAAAGTGTTGTCAATTAGCGTCGTGTTCACCAATCacgtgttttcattttcacgCTTCACATGTCACAATATTCTCTCGGAATAGTTTGCttgagaaatttatttattttttatttatgaataacgTTTGATTAGAGAAGCTAATGAATTTTCAGGATCTAAATTAATTGACTAAACAGGATAGTGACTTATTGTAATTTTTCTAACATTATCTTCTATTCCTATCTATCAAGCAAAAGAAGCTAATCAATTTGTAGTTTTCACTCAGCTCCTTTAAATCGGTTTCCCTAGATGAGTGATGTTGTTTCATTGTCTTTTTCCTACGTGGATACTAATATTAGGTCCTTGCCTCCCACTCACTTCTCTCACTAATGTAATTGACTATTGACCCATTTCACAGTTATGGTGGGTTGAGGTCAGAGAGTCCCCAAGGAACAGAAACAGGAACAGTAGTATTTAAAATGTAATGAAGAGTTTGTCCTTCAAGAACTTTCGCCACTACAAAGATATTATATTGATGCCACAAATGTCGTTTTTGGCTTTATACtagaaaagcaaaataaaaagaaagaaaaagcaataCCATTACCAATAGCATCCCCAGGTGAATAGCCTTCGTTTTATGAACATTATTCTCACTCTTACCATACCATCAATAAAATTTCCTTTTAAGATCTgccctttttttccttcttcacaGTTTTTATCTGATTCTCCAAAATCTTCAATGGTCTTACACTACTCCTGATTAAAAAgttgattttttctttctttctttctttctgggCACATGTaaagttaatgtttttattcTCAAATTGAACTAAACACCAGGTTTTCTGGACCACTTTGCTGCTGAATATAGATGTCGGCTACTATACTGTGAATCAAACTTCAGGTACATTCATCTCTTTGATTAAAGTCCTATGTTATTCACATGTTGTTATTTCCCCTTGCAATCtgcttcttttttgctttaatGGGAGGGACTTTATATCTTTATTCTTTCTCGTCATGGTTTTGTTTAAGATTCACTTTGCAACTTTGTGCCTGTGTTTCTCTTTTGGGTTACTTTGCCTGGAACTAGCTTAACATGCCTAATAAGGTCTTGATTGTGAAGTCCAGTTTatgcttaatgttttaaaaGTCACAGTTTTGGGGATGAATGTTTaactttttactttcttaatatccccctttttttaattcccttaGAATGTTGCTTTACTTGTTGATTTAGCAGTGTGATCGATAATGGCTTTCCAAAGGGAAACTACAACCATGATTGGAGTTTGGCTTGTGGTGTTGATGGTTCTCTCCAAAGGGTTATCTTCAACAGGGGTTGTACCAGATAATTTCACTATACCTTCTTTTGTAAATATTGGGGTTCTCTATTCTTTCAATACTAGTGTTGGTAGAATGGTGAAAACTGCTGTACAAGCTGCGGTTGACGATGTAAATTCTGATCCATCTATTCTTGCTAACACTAAGTTGAAGGCCTCACTGCAAGAAGATACTAAATACAGAGGTTTTCTGAGCATTGCCGAGGGTACGTCCTTCACAATATTCCCATCCTTTTTGTGTTAAAACTTTAAAAGAATCTTTTTCTATTAGACAAGTTACTAAGTTTTGGCAGATTATAACTCttgttttacataaattatgtGTAATAGCCTTGCAGCTCATGGCAACACAAACTGTGGCTATAATCGGTCCCCAGACCTCTACAACAGCTCATGTCATATCTCATATAGCGAACGAGCTCCAAGTTCCTCTGCTATCATTTACAGCCACTGACCCTACTCTTTCTTCGCTTCAATTCCCATTCTTTATTAGAACTGCTTTTAGTGACATTTATGAAATGACTGCAATAGCAGACTTTGTTAACTACTTTGGATGGAGAGAGGTTATTGCAGTTTATGGTGATGATGACCATGGGAGGAATGGAATAGGTGCATTAGGGGATAAGCTTTCCGAGAGACGTTGCAAGATCTCATTTAAAGCACCTATGACTCCTGAGGCAACTAGGGAGGAGATTACGGATGTGCTTGTTCAGGCGGCCTTGGAAGAATCCCGGGTTGTAGTTCTTCACACAAGTACTGCTTGGGGCCCAAAAGTGTTAAGTGTGGCAAAGTCTCTAGGAATGATGGAAAACGGGTATGTCTGGATAACAACTACTTTTCTGTCTACTTGGCTGGATATAGGTAGTCCCCTATCTTCAGATGCAACGGATGACATGCAAGGAGTTATTACACTTCGAATGTATATACCAGATTCAGAGCGCAAAAGATGGTTTTTTTCTAGGTGGAAAAACTTGACTACTGGAAAGACTGCTAATGGTTCCCAGGGTTTGAGTACTTATGGTATCTTTGCATATGATACTGTTTACGCTCTTGCTCATGCACTTGATGCATTTTTCAAACAAGGGAACCAAATTACATTTTCACGTGATCCAAAGTTATCTCAACTACGTGGAGACAACATTCATCTTGATGCTGTGAAAATattcaatgaaggaaagctgttgcataaatatatttatgaggTTAACATGACTGGTGTATCAGGTCTATTCAAGTTTACATCTGATGGAGACCTTGTTAATCCTGCTTATGAAATCATCAATGTAATTGGAACTGGGACTCGGAGGGTTGGTTATTGGTCAAATTACACTGGATTATCAATTGTTCCTCCAGAAGCACTTTATTCAAAACCACCTAATCGATCCAGTGCAAGCCAAAAGCTACTCCCTGTGCTTTGGCCAGGAGAAACAACCCATAAGCCCCGTGGTTGGGTTTTTCCAAACAATGGAAGGATGTTAAAAATTGGAGTTCCAAAAAGGGTTAGTTACCGAGAATTTGTCTCTCAAGTACAAGGCACTGACATGTTCAAGGGATTTTGCATTGATGTATTTCTTTCTGCAGTGAACTTGTTGCCCTATGCTGTACCCTATAAATTTGTTTCATATGGGGATGGTGACAGCAATCCTAGTAACACTGAGCTTGCCCGTCTTATCACAGCGGGTGTGAGTATCATTCCAATTACTTTTGTAGAGCTTGGATGTTTTATGGTACTTTCTGagaccagtttttttttttttttctttccatacaGGTCTTTGATGCTGCAGTAGGTGACATTACAATTACTACAGAAAGAACAAAGATGGTGGATTTTACTCAGCCATACATCGAGTCTGGTCTAGTGGTAGTTGCATCAGTTAAGAAGACAGATTCCAATGCTTGGGCATTTTTTATGCCGTTTACACCAATGATGTGGACTGTCACAGCTGTCTTTTTTCTACTAGTGGGAGCTGTTGTTTGGATTTTAGAGCATAGGCTGAATGATGATTTTAGGGGACCTCCCAAACAACAAATGGTCACAATTTTGTGGTAAGGAAATCTGgtcattctctctctcctccCTTTCTCAAGCTCACTATATTGAGTCTACCCATGTTGGTGATACATTCAGTAATCATATCAACCAATGCTAGGGTTTTCACTCTGGATCACTTAGCTCTCAATATGTTTGTAACttctatttgttttatttgacaGGTTTAGTTTTTCAACCATGTTCTTTGCTCACAGTAAGTACCATATCTTTGTCTTCTGTGACATGTATGGTTCATGTATAAGTGGTGGCTATTTTGAGTTTATCAACTTGCTCTTTTCTGTACTATGTAGGGGAAAATACAGTGAGCACTCTCGGTCGCTTTGTGCTGCTTATATGGTTATTTGTAGTTCTAATAATTAACTCAAGTTACACAGCAAGTTTGACATCAATCCTCACAGTTAAACAACTTTCTTCACCTGTCAAAGGCATTGAAAGTTTAAGAAGTAGCAAAGAGCCTATTGGCTACTTGCAGGGTTCATTTACTcgaaattatttaattgatgaAATTGGTATTGATGAATCCAGACTAGTTCCTCTGAAAACACCAGAAGAAACTGCAGAAGCACTTAAGAAAGGTCCCCAGAAGGGTGGTGTTGCTGCATATGTTGACGAGCGTGCTTACATAGAGCTCTTCCTTTCAAGCCGGTGTGATTATAGCATTGTAGGTCAAGAGTTTACCAGAAATGGTTGGGGATTTGTAAGTATCTCCTTTCCATTGGTCCAGAtattctttagttttttttgtctttaaatgtAATTTGGAACCTGgcattcttttctattctttttttcctAAAGAAAGTGTAGATGCATTTTCTCGACTATTCTAATTGAAACTTCAATCTGCCATTTACATTGTCCACTACAGTAATACTCAGTCAAACATAAAGCACTGGGGAAATGGGATTGAATGATTTATCTATACTAAATCCAGAGATAATTTTACTGCCAAATCATAACGTACAAGCTTTTTCCTAACTCTATTAAATAGACTCCATTTTTGTGGTGTAACTGAAATGCTTCACAGGCACAAAATAATACTTGCATATATAAGGTTAGTTATATCATCATATATGTAGCAAATTTTCAATGTTTTCTCCAGATTCTTTCTTCCATGTTTGATGTTACTCAGCAACTTTCCTAAGTCAACTCAAGAATTTAACTGAACATGCTTTGGTCTGTGTATAGTTCTTTGAAGCCTGTAACCATGCAACAATAAAGGGTAAGCATTAGGGGGGAAAATAATGGAGCttttacttgattttttttttcctgagcaTGTTCTTTTGCCTATCAAGTACCAAGCTAAACTTGTTATtctaaaacagaaaaaaaagttgACAGGATGTTACCTTCTCTGCATTTTTAAGTTTGTTAGCACGTAATCTAGCTCAAGGttaatataccatgcttaactGCTGGTACTGTAAGTTATCAAATCCCAGCTCTTGACACTTGAAGTTGTACCTGATCAAGATAGTGAAAATGAAGTTGTAAGTAGTGGAAAACAATTGGTAGGTAGAATTTCACTATTTCTTgtccttttcatttttcttcaggCCTTTCCGCGAGACTCGCCATTAGCAGTTGACCTTTCAACTGCAATATTGGAGTTGGCAGAGAATGGAGACTTGCAAAGGATCCATGACAAATGGCTTTTGAGCAGTGCTTGCCTATCACAAGGTGCAAAGCTTGAAGTGGACAGACTCAACCTGAGAAGCTTTTGGGGCCTCTATCTGGTGTGTGGATTAGCATGTGTGCTTGCTCTCCTCATATATTGTATTCAGACCATGAGGCAGTACTCCAAGCACCGCCCCGAGGAGCTTGAGTCTTCTGGCCATGGCTCAGGATCTTCGTGTCTGCGCACATTCCTTACATTCATAGATGAAAAGGAAGAGATAGTTAAGAGCCGCtccaagagaaagaaaatggagGGGATATCATAAAGAAGCACAAGTGAGGCTGGATCATCCATCATCTTCAACAAAGCATATTCCCAGGCATCATTAAACAGAATTGATTCAGTTAATGAAATCTAACCGTTGCATATTTATTTGCTCCTCGTAATTTTGTGGCCTCTTGTACTACTTGTGCATCACCCTTCATTCTTCATTCCATACTGTAACTGTTGGCTTCCTactacattttctttttctttttcagtacATATAATTGTAAGATATATATCAACTTGTGGCGGATTGTGATCTAAGTGTGGGGACAAGGTGACCTTGCAATTTTTGTTCATACTTATGGTTTGTGTAGGATACATTATTGAATGAAATGATCTAATTGTAATTTTTGATGTCCTGAATGAgtaaatttaatgattttagtTCCTCTTGATAGTTGTCTTTTAATTTCGTTAACTTAGGTTATTGTAACACTGCTACAATTTTTTTCTAGTGAATCAAGGTTTGAATCCCTGTTGGGATAGTTGTCTACGTATAATGTCTGAATATTTTGTACGTATTGCCTTTGAAGGATACATGTGGGAAATCACAACTTTTCTGGTAGtgtaaaaccataaaaaaaataaaaaattctaatgatTGTCAAACTACAAAAATTCTCTATTTTGAGATATTTCTGGCAGTTTAACGCTAGAAAAATTTTGCATTCTTAATAACAAACTTTGTCTAGGGACTAAGCCTTGTCATTATTTCGTACAGGATCAAAATAGTAAAGTGCAAACATGCagagattaaattaataaataaactattacaattgccaaaaaaaaatgttctaaaAATTTTACTGCACCAGAAATATTTTCTAGCAGTATTACCAGTAACTATagtaattttgttaataatgACCAGTGACCAAAATGCATTAAACTTCCTCATCTAAGAAatgaaaatttacaaattattgCTTAGGTTAAAACAATAAAGTACAGATAAATACAGactaaattagtaattaaatcaTTACAATTTTACAATTCACggcctttttattattatttgttttattacaCAATTCAATTATATCCAACTTATAAGCGTGtataatcaaatcaaaatgaTCTTTAACCTATTATTGCAGAATAATGTTTTTGTGAAATGTTGAATCCTTAGTATGCTACTGATTACATTTGATGAACAGTTAATGATAGCATAATCCTGAATGAGACGACGTATTTATATAACTATATGTGTCAGAGACATGTAACTTTAGGTTAGATTAATATTATGATactatacatacatatacattattacattttataaaataccaaCATAATCTGCTTCATGCTGCAACAGTCTTTTGCCTTTATATTCTCAAGCCATCCAAACGATGACAAGGCACTaatcaacatttttaaaatatcttaggAAACATTCTTCCTCCTTGCAGTATTGGAGTATAACTTTATACACTTCAATCAAGAGTCTTGGGTATCGACTTGCAAAGTAATTGAAGAATCCTTCGGGAACAGGTCCTACAAGTTCCTGAAAAACCAGAGCAAAATTAGAAACCATATATTTATGGATGGATGAAGAAAGCTGTCATGTTGTTAAGATTAAAGATATCCAGCTTATGCACGACTTATTAtcattctttaattattttctatccTTGAAGTTTATGCCTAGAAGATTATAGATGTCATGTGTTAACAAAGATGCATGTTGAAATTTTATGTTACAGACCATTATCAGCGCATATTAAATAGGTTTAATGACTTATttagttttcataatttttaaacaaattccttttaatttctatagttaaagtgaattttttaatccttataaaaattaaaatgtaaactttaGTAAACTTCAGAACTAAAAAAtccatcaaaattaaaaaagataagtttaaaaactataaagattaaataaataattaaacatattaaatattaactCCTACTCGTAGGAGGTCTTACAATTTCAGTGAACAgtataataaatattgaaaattcaATCATGCTTGTCAAGCATATCaaggtaaaagaaaaatgtaaagacATTATCTGGAAACTAAATCAACAAAGGCATCCCTATAAGATCCAGCTATGACACTTCCTAATCATCACACACACACTGTCATCTTCGGAGACAACAAAGTGGAAATATTATGATAGCAACCACCCCATTTAATAACCAATCATTTGTTCAATTAACTTATCATATGGAGTTAAGATTGGAGATTGAGTTGTATTTATCTTATGATTCAATACACAATATGCTTCAtcatatacaaattattttacaattatatGTTTTCCAAACAGATACAGTTCCACGTAATATCACATAGTAGCATATGGTTGAACAGAAGAGATGTCTGGTGATGTAAAGATTAAATGTGGTTTCGGTTAAAATTAATGTCTAGTTAGGCTTAGATTAATGTTATATGGATTGGGATTAGGTTCGATAGATTTTGAGTACAGCTACATGCTACAGGACTTCGAGGTCACTCAAGTTCTCAAAAAACAAGAAGTCTAACTATCCCTCAGAGAATTCAATACCTAAATCTGAGGGTATTGGTCACAGTATAAAAGACAATATTAGAGGCACATAAAGGTCCATTGACGGGCCAGGGTCATAAAGGTCTATATGAGATCCTAACAATGTCATGGTATGCTCAATTATCTATTAACCTAGCTATGTTAGGTTCTTTGACCATTCATTCCATCTTAATATTTCAGGCATGAACCCCTATTTTGTTCTGTCAATGCCTACACAGGGCAGAATGCTGCCTTGAACATTTTGGTCACAAACCACCTATGTTATGCAATATAGGGAGTTTGATTGTATCACTACCATGTAAGATATAACAGGTTTGGATACTAGatacttaattttttagaaattgattgcaatttgcaaaataaataaaagagtagtTTGCCGAGTATTGTAATGCAAAATCACTTTGAGAATATCAATTTACGAAAAACATATCATGATATATTGAGGAACCAACTCAGAATATTTGACATGAAGGACATTTTTGGAAAATAAGTGGATCAACCTGTTCGTCTTGctatattttttcacttttgctCAACATACAGAAGGCACCTTGAAAATCATGTAAATCAATATTTGCTAATTTGTCGAGAATGCAATTTactaaaatgatatgggttgcTGTGTTCTAAATATGGTTCTGATAATGAACATCTAAACCAATCAGGCACAAAAGTTTCAACTTTCACCTAAGCCAATCATCTGCTAGGCCACTTGTAACCACCCCGAGTGTTCCAAACCTGGTCCATGGGGTATGGAGAAGTTTGGGATTATACTCTTGCAAAAACATGGGATGTGAGTTTAGGGCCAATCTGCCTCACatccaataaataaaaaactaattgtcTTTATACTTGGTAAACTTCATATTTTCAAACATGAGATGTTGGTCTGCATTATAATGAGGTTGAGCAAGGCATGTAGGGTGcctatttattattcttttataaagGAGGGTATGAGATTTTGGTCCCACAAGACCCACAAGGTGAGTAGATAGGAGGCAAGCATTAATTTCAGACCAAAGAATGCAGTATAGGGTAAGTTAGCAAAATCCCACCCCAACCCACCATGTTGCCAAGCCTAtccaaccaaaataaaaatgaaagaacaaaTTCATCGAATAAATGTTAACCAAAAAAGAACCTGGATTTCTCGAGGCATTTCTCTATAATGATTTAGTTTGTTTCTCATAACTCGCAACAAGTCTCGAACACTGTTAAAATTATATCGCCGGtaataaccgatgttagcaATGAAAGCTGGTTCCATCCTTTCATCCCATTTTCCACCCAAGGCCACTGTAGCAATGCTTTCTAATGTCACCAAAAGATCAGAATTAGTCTCTCTATTCTCCAGTTCCACCCTGTCACTGGTGTCACGTAAAAAGGAAAGTCTCATCTCAGAACTCCAGAAAAAAGGATGGTACAATACCTCAGTTGCCTTTGGCCTGcaaataaaggaaataaatttttaaatgaaattgctAGCCTGTAACCAGAAGATTACTAATATAAATGCTAGAGATATAACAACATTCATGGGCCTCTATCTAAAAGCTAAAGCTTTTAAGAGAGTTGATATATGGCAGCACATATATATACTTCCAGTCCCTCATATTATAGGAGCTACCAAACAGTCCCTCTAATTTTAATATGCAATCAAATGTTTCATATTTGTCAAGTTTTGTCAATCATGTGCAAATGATAGCCTTTGAAACTCCTTAACAATAGGGGAAATGGAAGTCCAGAGGTTCATGACACCTAGTTGTGGAGTTCCCTAAAGTGGCtaccaaaataattaataccatttctttattattattgcatGATGATAAAATATCCTTTGCACTACTGACTGAACCTTCACATGTATGTGCATGCAAGGCAAAGCACCTTCACCCACCCTTTGTTTTTCTCATATTTGTAAATTGAAGACTTTTGGAAAAGAATAAGTTAACCATGCCTCATTGACTAGGCCACAGCTGTATgcattgtttttaataataaaataaaaaagaaatgtgtaattaaattaaaacagagAGTGAAGGGGCACAAAATAAGAGTTGTGGAAAGACCCTCCTGAATACTGATATCGGCTGATCTTCATAAACTCACATAAATACTTCAATAGATTGATCATTACATATTATCAAAATAGGGTACACTCTTCCATCTTATCTTATTATTCATAATTTGGACTTTGAGACTTCACCATTTTATACCACATAGCAATCAAGCAAGTCATCACTAGATGAAAAATTATGAAGGTATATGAGAATGAGAATGGTTTACCTTACATCAGGGTTAGGGTTTAATAGACGACTAATAAGATCTTTGGCTTCAGGAATGAACTCCACTA from Glycine soja cultivar W05 chromosome 16, ASM419377v2, whole genome shotgun sequence harbors:
- the LOC114389487 gene encoding glutamate receptor 3.6-like, producing the protein MAFQRETTTMIGVWLVVLMVLSKGLSSTGVVPDNFTIPSFVNIGVLYSFNTSVGRMVKTAVQAAVDDVNSDPSILANTKLKASLQEDTKYRGFLSIAEALQLMATQTVAIIGPQTSTTAHVISHIANELQVPLLSFTATDPTLSSLQFPFFIRTAFSDIYEMTAIADFVNYFGWREVIAVYGDDDHGRNGIGALGDKLSERRCKISFKAPMTPEATREEITDVLVQAALEESRVVVLHTSTAWGPKVLSVAKSLGMMENGYVWITTTFLSTWLDIGSPLSSDATDDMQGVITLRMYIPDSERKRWFFSRWKNLTTGKTANGSQGLSTYGIFAYDTVYALAHALDAFFKQGNQITFSRDPKLSQLRGDNIHLDAVKIFNEGKLLHKYIYEVNMTGVSGLFKFTSDGDLVNPAYEIINVIGTGTRRVGYWSNYTGLSIVPPEALYSKPPNRSSASQKLLPVLWPGETTHKPRGWVFPNNGRMLKIGVPKRVSYREFVSQVQGTDMFKGFCIDVFLSAVNLLPYAVPYKFVSYGDGDSNPSNTELARLITAGVFDAAVGDITITTERTKMVDFTQPYIESGLVVVASVKKTDSNAWAFFMPFTPMMWTVTAVFFLLVGAVVWILEHRLNDDFRGPPKQQMVTILWFSFSTMFFAHRENTVSTLGRFVLLIWLFVVLIINSSYTASLTSILTVKQLSSPVKGIESLRSSKEPIGYLQGSFTRNYLIDEIGIDESRLVPLKTPEETAEALKKGPQKGGVAAYVDERAYIELFLSSRCDYSIVGQEFTRNGWGFAFPRDSPLAVDLSTAILELAENGDLQRIHDKWLLSSACLSQGAKLEVDRLNLRSFWGLYLVCGLACVLALLIYCIQTMRQYSKHRPEELESSGHGSGSSCLRTFLTFIDEKEEIVKSRSKRKKMEGIS